In Meiothermus ruber DSM 1279, the following proteins share a genomic window:
- the murD gene encoding UDP-N-acetylmuramoyl-L-alanine--D-glutamate ligase produces MRRLVYGLGRSGLGVLAYLQRHGLSASFYDDKLKPEEAEQALRLGFTLEPNPTPGLYDQVIAAPGVPIQHPRLAALREGGAEVIGEAELVYRHSQTPLIGITGTAGKTSCTLFTGHFLRALGFKAVEGGNIDPPLASVVDDAEVVAAEMSSFQLERVVHFRPRVAVLLLLGVDHLDRHGSLEAYHAAKLNLIKNLTAEDALVYNAKDPRILAGIEGSPARRYPFEPANSPRETNLNAALQAALAYAQIVQREQPGRTWAVEPSAQGLAPYRATAPQPEARYEVFAHIGGLQFIDDSIATRLDSVRMALEAAPGPVAWILGGVDKGAPSAELLEVVARKVRLILAVGRDGPHLAAPLRGQVEVVEISEPDGRKALREAVLEARRRLTTGSVLLAPLATSFDQFKDYKERSKVFREVVMELGGSHG; encoded by the coding sequence ATGAGGCGGCTGGTATACGGGCTCGGTCGCAGTGGGCTGGGGGTGTTGGCCTACCTGCAGCGGCACGGCCTCTCCGCTTCTTTCTACGATGACAAGCTCAAGCCCGAGGAGGCTGAGCAGGCCTTAAGGCTGGGGTTTACCCTCGAGCCCAACCCCACCCCCGGCCTTTACGACCAGGTAATCGCCGCCCCTGGCGTCCCCATCCAGCACCCCCGGCTGGCCGCGCTCAGGGAGGGAGGGGCCGAGGTGATCGGCGAGGCCGAGCTGGTCTACCGGCATTCGCAAACCCCGCTCATCGGCATCACCGGCACCGCCGGCAAGACCAGTTGCACCCTATTCACCGGGCACTTTTTGCGGGCGCTGGGCTTCAAGGCGGTTGAAGGGGGTAACATCGATCCCCCCCTGGCCAGTGTGGTGGACGACGCCGAGGTGGTCGCGGCCGAGATGAGCAGTTTTCAGCTCGAGCGCGTCGTGCATTTCCGGCCCAGGGTGGCGGTACTCCTGCTGCTGGGGGTGGATCACCTGGATCGCCACGGCAGCCTCGAGGCCTACCACGCTGCCAAGCTCAATCTAATCAAGAACCTCACCGCTGAAGATGCCCTGGTCTACAACGCCAAAGACCCCAGAATTCTGGCAGGCATCGAGGGAAGCCCAGCCCGTCGCTACCCCTTTGAGCCGGCCAATAGCCCCCGCGAAACCAATCTGAACGCCGCCCTGCAAGCAGCCCTGGCCTATGCCCAGATCGTCCAGCGCGAACAGCCAGGCCGAACCTGGGCAGTCGAACCCAGCGCACAGGGCCTGGCCCCGTACCGGGCCACCGCCCCCCAGCCCGAGGCCCGCTACGAGGTGTTTGCTCACATAGGGGGTTTGCAGTTCATCGACGACTCCATCGCCACCCGCCTCGACTCGGTACGCATGGCCCTGGAAGCGGCCCCCGGGCCGGTGGCCTGGATCCTGGGGGGTGTGGACAAAGGGGCACCATCCGCCGAACTCCTGGAGGTGGTGGCGCGCAAGGTGCGGTTGATTCTGGCGGTGGGTCGGGATGGCCCCCACCTGGCCGCGCCGCTTCGGGGGCAGGTGGAGGTGGTGGAAATCAGCGAGCCCGACGGGCGCAAGGCCCTGCGCGAAGCGGTGCTCGAGGCCCGCCGGCGGCTCACCACTGGCAGCGTGCTGCTGGCCCCCCTGGCCACCTCCTTCGACCAGTTCAAAGACTACAAGGAGCGCTCCAAGGTATTCCGGGAAGTGGTCATGGAGCTGGGAGGAAGCCATGGATAG
- a CDS encoding FtsW/RodA/SpoVE family cell cycle protein: MDSILLLAQLLLFALSALGVATSDWMRAAPEQHSLENLRNIALSLALMLLVSRLRPQWALQTARPIFLLSLGLLLANLLIGFGPGSERRFIDLPFTSFNIQASELAKLAVVLYLAAFFHNKPTDYPIIGPILAISLAAGLIIASPDLDTGLFVLLLSGFLLIVIGVPWRRLLAIGLAAWVLALSVSGLYLHRFEKVRDRFEGWSTYISGRVDELSPEVIRGPLYQITQAHKIIVNAGPFGQGVGSRMPNLPESHNDFILASIIWSGGWLAGFMVLLAWWLILARGLQIAANLEGAQSVLALGLTLYLVLQAALNIAAVIGTVPIGGSPLPMVSMGGNSMLMAGVAMGLLQALSREAFAGQSKTRKQEAHP; encoded by the coding sequence ATGGATAGCATCCTGCTTCTGGCCCAGCTCCTGCTGTTTGCCCTCTCGGCCCTGGGGGTGGCCACCTCCGACTGGATGCGGGCCGCCCCTGAGCAGCACAGCCTGGAGAACCTGCGCAACATCGCCCTCTCGCTGGCCCTGATGCTACTGGTCTCGCGCCTGCGCCCCCAGTGGGCCCTCCAGACGGCTCGGCCCATCTTTCTGCTATCGCTGGGGCTTTTGCTCGCCAACCTGCTGATAGGCTTTGGGCCGGGCAGCGAGCGTCGCTTTATCGACCTGCCCTTCACCTCGTTCAACATCCAGGCCTCGGAGCTGGCCAAGCTGGCGGTGGTGCTTTACCTGGCTGCCTTTTTCCACAACAAACCCACCGACTACCCCATCATCGGCCCCATCCTGGCCATCAGCCTGGCGGCCGGGCTGATCATCGCCTCCCCCGACCTGGACACCGGCCTGTTCGTGTTGCTCCTATCAGGCTTCTTGCTGATCGTCATCGGCGTGCCCTGGCGGCGCCTGCTGGCCATTGGGCTGGCGGCCTGGGTGCTGGCACTCTCGGTCTCGGGGCTATACCTGCACCGCTTCGAGAAGGTGCGCGACCGCTTCGAGGGCTGGAGCACCTACATCAGCGGGCGGGTTGACGAGCTGAGCCCAGAGGTCATCCGGGGGCCGCTATACCAAATCACCCAGGCCCACAAAATCATCGTCAACGCCGGGCCGTTTGGGCAGGGGGTGGGTTCGCGCATGCCCAACCTGCCGGAGTCCCACAACGACTTTATCCTGGCCTCAATCATCTGGTCGGGGGGGTGGCTAGCGGGCTTTATGGTTTTGCTGGCCTGGTGGCTCATCCTGGCTCGAGGGCTGCAAATCGCCGCCAACCTGGAAGGCGCCCAAAGCGTGCTGGCCCTGGGTCTGACGCTGTACCTGGTGTTGCAAGCCGCCCTCAACATCGCCGCCGTGATCGGCACAGTACCCATCGGTGGCTCGCCGCTGCCCATGGTCAGCATGGGCGGCAACTCCATGCTGATGGCCGGGGTGGCTATGGGGCTCTTGCAGGCCCTCTCGAGGGAAGCCTTTGCCGGACAAAGCAAGACTCGCAAACAGGAGGCGCACCCATGA
- a CDS encoding UDP-N-acetylglucosamine--N-acetylmuramyl-(pentapeptide) pyrophosphoryl-undecaprenol N-acetylglucosamine transferase, with translation MVIVTGGGTGGHLYPGLAAARALLAAGEPVTYVGALGGLEERVLPESRLPYRLIPAGKLSREALRPGEGVKVLRGLWQARRVVRELRPRAVLSMGGYAGFPVAFVAALLGIPMVIHEQNARLGLANRILARLARRVTLSTPIPLEPRLAAKSQVVGYPVREEKHSPAEARAALGLDPTRPTILILGGSQGSKELNEQLPQRLYPLLGAWQVLHQCGVRWEGELKARERAHYFVRGYVDSALAWSAADFAITRGGAGTLSEAAFHQVPVLGVPLPRHLDGGAQWANVGFYAERGAARLLHSWDQFEAELNALLDPSTRAHIRDRLKGLSPAGAAERLARIVLEVA, from the coding sequence ATGGTGATCGTTACCGGCGGCGGCACCGGCGGCCATCTCTATCCGGGGCTGGCGGCGGCGCGGGCCCTGCTGGCCGCCGGCGAACCGGTGACCTATGTGGGGGCCCTGGGGGGCCTCGAGGAGCGGGTGCTCCCGGAATCCAGGCTGCCGTATCGGCTCATCCCGGCCGGCAAACTCTCGCGCGAGGCGCTGCGTCCGGGTGAGGGGGTGAAGGTGCTGCGGGGCCTTTGGCAGGCCCGGCGGGTGGTGCGGGAGCTGCGGCCCCGGGCGGTGCTCTCTATGGGCGGTTACGCGGGCTTTCCGGTGGCTTTCGTGGCCGCACTGCTGGGCATTCCCATGGTAATTCACGAGCAAAACGCCAGGCTGGGACTGGCCAACCGCATCCTGGCCCGGCTGGCCCGGCGGGTCACCCTCTCCACGCCCATACCACTGGAGCCCCGGCTGGCCGCCAAAAGCCAGGTGGTGGGATACCCGGTGCGCGAGGAAAAACACAGCCCGGCCGAGGCTCGAGCCGCCCTGGGGCTAGATCCCACACGCCCCACCATCCTGATTCTTGGCGGCAGCCAGGGCAGCAAGGAGCTCAACGAACAACTGCCCCAGCGGCTCTATCCCCTCCTGGGCGCGTGGCAGGTTCTGCACCAGTGCGGGGTGCGTTGGGAGGGCGAGCTCAAGGCCCGGGAGCGGGCGCACTACTTTGTGCGCGGCTATGTGGATAGCGCGCTGGCCTGGAGCGCCGCCGATTTTGCCATCACCCGCGGGGGGGCTGGCACCTTATCGGAAGCGGCCTTCCACCAGGTACCGGTGCTGGGCGTACCGCTGCCACGCCACCTGGACGGGGGGGCGCAATGGGCCAACGTGGGCTTTTATGCCGAGCGGGGCGCGGCCCGGCTGCTTCACTCCTGGGATCAGTTCGAGGCCGAGCTTAATGCTTTGCTCGACCCCTCCACGCGGGCCCACATCCGCGATAGACTCAAGGGGTTGTCGCCAGCCGGAGCCGCCGAACGGCTGGCCCGGATTGTCTTGGAGGTAGCGTGA
- the murC gene encoding UDP-N-acetylmuramate--L-alanine ligase produces the protein MKHYHLMGIGGISMSGLARILRKDGHLVSGCDSQPSDLTRQLEREGIRVYQGHSPEHLHAVDVLVASTAIKDSEPELVTAHTLGIPVWRRIQVVAEILRGGFSLGVTGSHGKTTTTSMLASIFIAAQTDPTVLLGAELGLIGGSAKVGSGRYRIAEVDESDPLFRFLELDVAVLTNLEADHVSPDGQARPNYHTSFEALQEAVGSFAGRAKHVIYNGEPRWQLLDALTQGRPRSSFGLLTGDCHAKEIALEPFGSRFELVWQGRSLGPVHLQVPGEHNITNALAASAAALVAGIPFEAIQQGLYQYTGASRRFEKIGELNGALIVDDYAHNATKLFALLKAARNTGLRVRAVFQPHRYGRSEQEWPLYAQALEQADETLLLDVYAAGEAPLQLTSAQIAQRILEHLRAKGRWASYQSWESALDYLRQSAAPGELILTIGAGNVFRLGRLLVTEKEAV, from the coding sequence GTGAAGCATTATCACCTGATGGGCATTGGGGGAATAAGCATGAGCGGGCTGGCCCGCATCCTGCGCAAGGACGGGCATCTGGTGAGCGGCTGCGACAGCCAGCCCTCCGACCTGACCCGGCAGCTCGAGCGCGAGGGCATCCGGGTCTACCAGGGCCACAGCCCCGAACACCTGCACGCCGTGGACGTGCTGGTGGCCTCCACCGCCATCAAGGACAGCGAGCCCGAGCTGGTCACCGCCCACACCCTGGGCATCCCGGTCTGGCGGCGGATCCAGGTGGTAGCCGAGATTTTGCGCGGTGGCTTCAGCCTGGGCGTCACCGGCTCGCACGGCAAAACCACCACCACCTCGATGCTGGCTAGCATTTTTATCGCCGCTCAGACCGACCCCACCGTGCTGCTGGGGGCCGAGCTGGGCCTGATCGGTGGCAGCGCCAAGGTGGGCTCGGGCCGGTATCGGATTGCCGAGGTGGACGAGTCCGACCCCTTGTTCCGTTTTTTGGAGCTGGACGTGGCGGTGCTGACGAACCTCGAGGCCGACCATGTCTCGCCCGATGGGCAGGCCCGCCCCAACTACCACACCTCCTTCGAGGCCCTGCAGGAGGCCGTGGGTTCCTTCGCTGGTCGGGCCAAGCACGTCATCTACAACGGCGAGCCCCGCTGGCAGTTGCTGGACGCGCTCACCCAGGGCCGCCCCCGCAGCAGCTTCGGGCTTTTGACAGGCGACTGCCACGCTAAAGAAATTGCCCTCGAGCCCTTCGGCAGCCGCTTCGAGCTGGTCTGGCAGGGCCGGTCGCTGGGCCCGGTGCACCTGCAAGTCCCCGGTGAGCACAACATCACCAACGCCCTGGCCGCCTCCGCCGCAGCCCTGGTGGCCGGGATCCCCTTCGAGGCCATCCAGCAGGGCCTCTACCAGTACACCGGGGCCAGCCGTCGTTTTGAGAAGATTGGCGAACTCAACGGGGCCCTGATCGTGGACGACTACGCCCACAACGCCACCAAACTGTTCGCCCTGCTCAAAGCCGCCCGCAACACCGGCCTGCGGGTGCGGGCCGTCTTCCAACCCCACCGCTATGGCCGCAGTGAGCAGGAATGGCCCCTGTACGCCCAGGCCCTCGAGCAAGCCGACGAGACCCTGCTCCTCGATGTCTACGCCGCCGGGGAAGCCCCCCTCCAGCTCACCAGCGCCCAGATTGCCCAGCGCATACTCGAGCACCTCCGCGCCAAGGGCCGCTGGGCTTCCTATCAGAGCTGGGAAAGCGCCCTCGACTACCTGCGCCAGAGCGCCGCACCGGGTGAGCTGATTCTGACCATCGGGGCCGGCAACGTCTTCAGGCTGGGGCGGCTGCTGGTGACCGAAAAGGAGGCCGTGTGA
- a CDS encoding UDP-N-acetylmuramate dehydrogenase, which translates to MKIARLPLAKLTTIGVGGEAEVWTVETLRDLKTATQAPYRVLGNGSNLLVSDAGVPERVIRLSGEFAEWRPDLSGWVGAGVLVPSLLQAAARLGLSGLEGLHGVPAQVGGAVKMNAGTRFGEMADALELVELYHDGRLHVYHPSELGFRYRHSELPEGSIVTRVKLRLTPSTEEAVRAKIALVDAARKGQPKKKSAGCAFKNPPGDSAGRLIDANGLKGTTIGRAMISLEHGNFLVNLGGATAAEMYALIRKVQAVLPLEVEWEIWGEIAPAEVEVHQ; encoded by the coding sequence ATGAAAATTGCGCGCCTGCCACTCGCCAAGCTCACCACCATCGGGGTGGGGGGGGAGGCCGAGGTCTGGACGGTGGAGACGCTGCGTGATCTCAAAACGGCCACCCAGGCCCCCTACCGGGTGCTGGGCAACGGTTCCAACCTGCTGGTCTCGGACGCAGGTGTTCCAGAACGGGTCATCCGGCTCTCGGGGGAGTTCGCCGAATGGCGCCCCGACCTCTCGGGCTGGGTGGGGGCGGGCGTCCTGGTGCCCAGCCTCTTGCAGGCCGCGGCCCGGCTGGGTCTGAGCGGCCTCGAAGGCCTGCACGGGGTTCCGGCCCAGGTCGGCGGCGCGGTCAAGATGAACGCCGGCACCCGCTTCGGCGAGATGGCCGACGCCCTCGAGCTCGTCGAGCTCTACCACGACGGCAGACTGCACGTCTACCACCCTTCGGAGCTGGGCTTCCGCTACCGGCATTCCGAGCTGCCCGAGGGCAGCATCGTCACCCGCGTCAAGCTGCGCCTGACCCCTTCCACCGAAGAGGCCGTACGGGCCAAAATCGCCCTGGTGGACGCCGCCCGCAAGGGCCAGCCCAAAAAGAAGAGCGCGGGCTGCGCCTTCAAAAACCCCCCCGGCGACTCGGCGGGCCGCTTGATTGATGCAAACGGCCTCAAAGGCACCACCATAGGCCGGGCCATGATCAGCCTCGAGCACGGCAACTTCCTGGTCAACCTGGGTGGGGCCACGGCCGCCGAGATGTACGCCCTGATCCGCAAAGTACAGGCCGTCCTGCCCCTCGAGGTGGAGTGGGAAATCTGGGGTGAGATAGCGCCCGCCGAGGTGGAGGTGCACCAATGA
- a CDS encoding FtsQ-type POTRA domain-containing protein, with product MIRAVLLTLLLASLGVGSLVVLPIERVEVVGHRQLSPTQVQQITGLEPGAPWLWAWPYRLKPLLDNPWVRSATLERPAPGQIRIVLQERTSIANLLINKTRMGLSPDGLLLSNPPVQTPVIEGRGEVPIGDLLLLIQTFPNAKHIRYDVGGYQILADGLNVWGKNVKELQDWAKLSRIGKSDASAVLAHPAAWSNGRIYVYSWGVSARR from the coding sequence GTGATCCGGGCGGTGCTGCTAACCTTGCTGCTGGCCTCCCTGGGGGTGGGTTCGCTGGTGGTGCTGCCCATCGAACGGGTCGAGGTGGTCGGCCACCGGCAGCTCTCCCCCACCCAGGTTCAGCAGATCACTGGCCTCGAGCCCGGTGCGCCGTGGCTGTGGGCCTGGCCTTACAGGCTAAAGCCCCTGCTGGACAACCCCTGGGTGCGTTCGGCCACCCTCGAGCGCCCCGCACCCGGGCAGATACGCATCGTCTTGCAGGAGCGCACCTCGATAGCCAACCTTCTGATTAATAAAACCCGAATGGGCCTGAGCCCAGATGGCCTGCTACTGTCCAACCCGCCCGTCCAAACCCCGGTGATTGAGGGTCGGGGCGAGGTACCCATTGGCGATCTGCTGCTCCTGATACAAACCTTCCCCAACGCAAAGCACATCCGCTACGATGTGGGCGGTTATCAGATCTTGGCCGATGGGCTTAATGTTTGGGGTAAGAACGTCAAAGAGTTGCAAGATTGGGCTAAACTCAGCAGAATAGGCAAAAGTGACGCAAGCGCGGTTCTTGCGCACCCCGCCGCGTGGTCAAACGGCCGTATATATGTGTATTCTTGGGGGGTGAGTGCTCGCCGATGA
- the ftsA gene encoding cell division protein FtsA: protein MILVGLDVGTTKVTAVIGELSADGILDIIGEGTVPSQGLRRGVVTNLERTTESIRQAIFQAERVAGVKAEQVWVGVAGAHVRSVTSHGLAAIRRGQQITATDVERAIEQAKAYPFEGDFELIHALPLEFRVDGQEGIRDPIGMAGVRLEVDVHLVAGSKGPLTNLRKAVEDAGLELQGLVLQAYASGLAVLSPEELSMTVMLVDIGGGTTDVAVFRQGRLAHSAVIPLGGDHVSQDIAKLLQIPVEEAERVAKKYGAALPELADPELVLEVSQEGAAQISYQAPDLARIIRPRLREILHLARQSVDEALGPLEITVGKVILTGGTSMVRGLEELARKQFNLPVRLGKPIGVQGLTDVVASPTHATAVGLVRHAASLAAQSHPVRSHRPSRSKAGQASKPLLNSENASNAASGLWERIKGMFKNFF from the coding sequence ATGATTCTCGTAGGCCTAGACGTTGGAACCACCAAAGTAACAGCAGTCATCGGTGAACTGTCCGCAGATGGCATCCTCGACATTATCGGGGAGGGCACCGTTCCTTCCCAGGGTCTCAGGCGCGGCGTGGTAACCAACCTCGAGCGCACCACCGAGTCCATCCGCCAGGCCATCTTCCAGGCCGAACGGGTGGCCGGGGTCAAGGCCGAACAGGTCTGGGTGGGGGTGGCCGGGGCCCACGTGCGCAGCGTAACCAGCCATGGCCTGGCCGCCATCCGGCGGGGCCAGCAGATCACCGCCACCGACGTAGAGCGGGCCATCGAACAGGCCAAGGCCTACCCCTTCGAGGGCGATTTCGAGCTTATCCACGCCCTCCCGCTGGAGTTCCGGGTGGACGGCCAGGAAGGCATCCGCGACCCCATCGGTATGGCTGGGGTGCGGCTGGAGGTTGACGTCCACCTGGTGGCAGGCAGCAAAGGCCCCCTCACCAACCTGCGCAAAGCCGTGGAGGATGCTGGCCTGGAGCTACAGGGTCTGGTGCTGCAGGCCTACGCCTCGGGGCTGGCGGTGCTCTCGCCCGAGGAACTCTCCATGACCGTCATGCTGGTAGACATCGGCGGGGGCACCACCGACGTGGCGGTCTTCCGCCAGGGCCGGCTGGCTCACTCGGCCGTCATCCCGCTGGGGGGTGACCATGTCTCGCAGGATATCGCCAAGCTGCTGCAAATCCCGGTGGAGGAGGCCGAGCGGGTCGCCAAAAAGTATGGCGCGGCCCTGCCCGAGCTGGCCGACCCCGAGCTGGTGCTCGAGGTCAGCCAGGAGGGCGCCGCCCAGATCTCTTACCAGGCCCCCGACCTGGCCCGCATCATCCGGCCCCGCCTGCGGGAAATTCTGCACCTGGCCCGTCAAAGCGTGGATGAAGCCCTGGGTCCCCTGGAAATCACCGTGGGCAAGGTCATCCTGACCGGCGGCACCAGCATGGTACGCGGCCTGGAGGAGCTGGCCCGCAAGCAGTTCAACCTGCCGGTGCGGCTAGGCAAGCCCATCGGTGTGCAGGGCCTTACCGACGTGGTGGCCTCCCCTACCCACGCCACCGCCGTGGGCCTGGTGCGCCACGCCGCCAGCCTGGCCGCTCAATCCCACCCTGTCCGCAGCCACCGGCCCAGCCGCAGCAAGGCCGGCCAGGCCAGCAAACCCCTGCTGAACAGCGAGAACGCGAGCAACGCGGCCAGCGGCCTCTGGGAGCGCATTAAAGGGATGTTCAAGAACTTCTTTTAG
- the ftsZ gene encoding cell division protein FtsZ — translation MGDVQIKVIGLGGAGNNAVNRMIESGLTGVEFIAANTDAQVLANSLAEVRIQLGDKLTRGLGAGANPEIGEKAAQEAEELISEYLEGADMVFITAGMGGGTGTGSAPVVAQIAKNLGALTVGVVTRPFSWEGPRRLRAAEEGIKRLREQVDAMVVISNDRLLGALDKKVSAKDAFMIADRVLYHGVKGITDVINLPGQINLDFADVRTLLTGAGQVLMGIGAGRGENKVQEAAQSAIQSPLLDRSVEGARKLLVNVVGDEDISLMEASSVVEQIREATGVEDVDVLYGLTYDNRAQDEMRVILIAAGFNESAVVAKPGGRPLIDFPTSNVDISNFDIPAFIRYGDGDYPPKRGN, via the coding sequence ATGGGTGACGTGCAGATTAAAGTGATCGGGCTTGGCGGCGCAGGCAACAATGCGGTCAACCGCATGATCGAATCGGGTCTTACCGGCGTTGAGTTCATCGCAGCCAACACCGATGCACAGGTTCTGGCCAACAGTCTGGCCGAGGTACGCATCCAGTTGGGTGACAAGCTCACAAGGGGGCTGGGGGCCGGGGCCAACCCAGAAATTGGTGAAAAAGCAGCCCAGGAAGCCGAAGAGCTGATTAGCGAGTACCTCGAGGGCGCCGATATGGTCTTCATTACCGCCGGGATGGGCGGTGGCACCGGTACCGGCAGCGCCCCTGTGGTCGCACAAATCGCTAAAAACCTGGGCGCCCTTACTGTGGGGGTGGTGACCCGCCCATTCTCCTGGGAGGGCCCCCGCCGCCTGCGGGCGGCCGAGGAGGGCATCAAACGCCTGCGCGAACAGGTCGATGCCATGGTGGTCATCTCCAACGACCGCCTGCTGGGTGCACTGGACAAAAAGGTCTCGGCCAAGGATGCCTTCATGATCGCCGACCGGGTGCTCTACCACGGGGTCAAGGGTATCACCGACGTCATCAACCTGCCCGGCCAGATCAACCTCGACTTTGCCGACGTGCGCACCCTGCTCACCGGGGCCGGCCAGGTCTTGATGGGCATCGGGGCCGGCCGGGGTGAAAACAAGGTACAGGAAGCCGCCCAGTCGGCCATCCAGAGCCCTTTGCTCGACCGCTCGGTGGAGGGGGCTCGTAAACTGCTTGTCAACGTGGTGGGCGATGAAGATATCTCGCTGATGGAGGCCAGCAGCGTGGTCGAGCAGATTCGGGAAGCCACCGGCGTGGAGGACGTGGACGTGCTGTACGGTCTGACCTACGATAACCGGGCCCAGGACGAGATGCGCGTCATTCTGATCGCCGCGGGTTTTAACGAAAGCGCCGTGGTCGCCAAGCCCGGCGGGCGCCCCCTCATCGACTTTCCCA